The DNA segment TGTCCGCCATGCAGGGGGAAGGTAACGCAGGGCGCGGGCGGGTGCGATTTCGGATTTGTTGCGGTTTTGGGCCGGACGTAATTTGCGGGGCGATGAAGGCGAGGTTGGCCCGGTTTGGATGGTTGGGGTTGGCGATGGTTAGCGGGATGCATGCCATGGGTGCGGAACCGGACAGGGCCCGGGCGCGGGCCTTTTTGGAGTTTTACAATGCGACCTACCAGCGGTTGTACCAGGTATCGCAGGAGGCGCAGTGGCTGGCGGCGACGGACGTGACCCCGGAACACACGGGGCGGCGTGTGGGTGCGGATGCGGCTTTGGCGGCGTTTCTGGGGAGTCCGTGGGTGGTGACGGAGTGTCGGGCGTTGCTGGGTTCGGGTGCGACGTGGGATGAGTTGACGCGGCGGCAACTGGAGATGATTCAACTGCTGGCGGCGGAGTATCCGGGCACGCTACCCGAGGTGGTGAAGGAGCGTGTGGCGGCGGAGGCGCGTCAGAGTGCCACGCTGGACGGATTTGAATTTCGTTGGACGCCGCCGGGCAGCGGGCGCTCCGAACGGCTGACCGTCAACCAGATCGATGAGTTGCTGGTGAGCAGCACGAACCTGGCGGAGCGCCTGGCGGTGTGGGAAGCGAGCAAACAATCGGGTGTGGCGCTGAAGGAGGGTTTGTTGCGGTTGCGGGATTTGCGCAACCGGCTGGCGCGGGAGATGGGGTACAGTTCGTATTATGCGTTGCGGGCGGCGCATTTTGGTTTGACGGTGGCGGAGCTGCGGGCGTTGAACGAGCGGTTGGTGGAGGAGGTGCGGCCGTTGTACGAGCAGTTGCATGCGTGGGCGCGGCGGCGGTTGGCGGAACGGTATGGTCAGCCGGTGCCGCGTTTGATACCGGCCCATTGGTTGCCGAACCGGTGGGGTCAGGAATGGCCGGGTTTGGTGGAGGGCGTGGATCTGGATCCGCTGTTTCGGGGGCGGTCGGCCGAGTGGGTGGTGCGGCAGGCGGTGGCGTACGGGGAGTCGCTGGGTCTGCCCCGGGTGCCGGAAAGCTTTTGGAGGCTGTCGGATTTGTACGAGC comes from the Limisphaera ngatamarikiensis genome and includes:
- a CDS encoding M2 family metallopeptidase, producing the protein MKARLARFGWLGLAMVSGMHAMGAEPDRARARAFLEFYNATYQRLYQVSQEAQWLAATDVTPEHTGRRVGADAALAAFLGSPWVVTECRALLGSGATWDELTRRQLEMIQLLAAEYPGTLPEVVKERVAAEARQSATLDGFEFRWTPPGSGRSERLTVNQIDELLVSSTNLAERLAVWEASKQSGVALKEGLLRLRDLRNRLAREMGYSSYYALRAAHFGLTVAELRALNERLVEEVRPLYEQLHAWARRRLAERYGQPVPRLIPAHWLPNRWGQEWPGLVEGVDLDPLFRGRSAEWVVRQAVAYGESLGLPRVPESFWRLSDLYELPADSPRRKNTHASAWDVDLSGDVRSLMNVRANFAWFATAHHEMGHVFYFLAYDRPEVPVVLRRGASPAMHEAMAETLATPTVQPPYLKRLGLWPDELAPDDLRWLLQTALEQVVFIPWAAGVMASWEHDFYELDLPADQLNRRWWEYVERYQGIAPPAPRGEEFCDAATKTHINDDPAEYYKYAHAFLIKYQLHMHLARRLGQDPRQTDFYGRPEVGRFLLGIMRAGATRDWRALIREATGEDLSARPMLEYYAPLRAYLERENAGRPVGW